The nucleotide sequence GCTCGGCTGGTTCCGCCGCGCGTCGGCCTGCCACCGCTTCGGCCAGGTGCCGTTGCCGGACGCCGATCCGCGCAAACGGGCGATGTACCGGGACCTGATCGACACCTACGGGGCCGCCGGGGAACTGCTCGACCCGCCGCTGGAGCACGTCCGCGTCCCGCACCGGGACGGGACGCTGGCCGCGTGGCTGCACCGCCCGGCCGGGGTCGTCCGTCCGCCGGTGGTCCTGCTGTTCGGCGGCTTCGACGGCTGGCGCGAGGAGTACGACACCGCCGCCCGCGCACTGGTACGGCGCGGCCTGGCCGTCCTGCTCGCGGACGGTCCGGGGCAGGGCGAGTCGCGCCTGTTCGGCGGCGTCCACATGGACCTCGACGATCCCGACGACGTGTGCGCGGCGCTCGGCGCGTTCGTGACCGTCGCCGAGAAGCATCCGCTGCTCGGCGGGCCGACGGGGGTGTGGGGCAACAGCATGGGCGGCTACCTGGCCGCCCGCTTCGCCGCCCGCGACGCCCGGGTCGCCGCCGTCTGCGTGAACGGCGGCACGGACCGTCCGGCCGAGATCCTGGACCGCTTCCCCCGGTTCGCCGCCAAGGTCCAGCTCCTCTACGGCACCCCGGAACCCGAACCGGCCGTCGCGGCGCTCCGCCGCTGCGTCCTGACGCCCGACCTGCTGGCGTCGGTGACGTGCCCGTTGCTCGTCCTGCACGGCACGCCCGACCGGATCTTCCTCATCGAGAGCGCCCACCGCGTCTACGACGGCGTCCGCTCCACCGACCGCACCTTCCTGGAGTGGGAGGACGGCGACCACTGCATCTACAACCACACCTACGAGAAGCACACCGCCGTCGGCGACTGGTTCGCCGAACGCCTCGGCGCCCTGTGATTTTCGAAAGTACGGTTCTGTTTCGCTGCCTGCTAGGTTGGCGGGCATGGCGAAGCGCGAGAACGGCGAGACCCGCGCCGAGGAGGTCCACCGGCGGCTGCGGGACGACATTCTCGGCGGCCGGCTCGCCCCGGGCGAGCGCCTGAAGTTCTCCGACCTGTGCGCGCGGTACGGGACGAGCGTCGGAGCGGCGCGCGAGGCCCTGGCCCGGCTCGCCATCGAGGGCTTCGTCCGCAACCAGTCGCACTACGGGTTCATGGTCGTCCCGCTGTCGCACGAGGACCTCGCCGACCTGACGACGGCGCGCATCGAGATCGAGCCGCTGGTGTTCCGGCTGTCGATCCGCGACGGCGACATGGCATGGGAGTCGAGCGCGGTCGCGGCCCACCACGTCCTGGAACGGACGCCGTTCTTCGGCCCCGACAGCGTCGACCATCCGTCCGACGCGTGGACGACGGCGCACGCGGCGTTCCACCTCGCCCTGCTGGACGGCTGCGGCAACCGGCGCCTGCTGAACACCGCCCGCAGCCTGCGCGAGGAGGCCGAACTGTACCGGCAGTGGTCGGTGTCGTTCGGCCAGGAACGCGACCGCGACATTCCGGGCGAGCACCGGGCCCTTCTGGACGCGGCCATCGCGCGCGAAACCGATCTCGGCGCCGAACGCCTGCGCGACCACATCGCCCACACCGCGCGCCTGCTCATCCGCGGCGCCACCGACGCGCACCTCGGCGAGCCGGTCCGCTGATCAACGCCGCCTTGCCCGTCCGTTGCCTTCAGCATGACGCGCGCGGGGCAGGACCGGTGCGCAGCGTCCCAGGCGGCCGGAGGAAATGCCTTGACGGAAACCACCGACTCCGACGAGATCCGCGGCCTCGTGGCTGCTTACGAAAAGGCGCTGCGCGAGTCGGACGCAGGAGCGCTCGCCCGCATGTTCGCTCCGGACGGGACGTTCTTCCCCTACGACCTGCCCCCGTCGACCGGCGGCCAGATCGAGGGCACTTTCGGGACGGTCTTCGACACGATCGCCGTCGACGTCGTCTTCCATATCGAGCAGATGGCGATCGACGGTGACCTGGCGTACGTGATCTGCACGTCCGACGGCACCGTGACGCTGCTGGCCGAAGACCTGACCACCCCCGAGGTCGATCGCGGGGTCTTCGCCCTGCGCCGCGTCGCCGGACGATGGCGGATCGCCGCCTACATCTTCAACCGGACCCCCACCTATGGAGCAGTGGCCGGCCCGATGGAGGACGGCTGATCGAGCCGACGCGATGGCCTGGCCCCCGGCCGGGTGTTCCCGGCGTACCGCCCCGCCCGGGGACCCGCATGGACGGCACCTCGACTCGGAATCGTCACCCGAGGTAAGCAAGATATGTCTTTCGGGTAAGGAGCTTCGCCCTACCGCCGTGGCCTGGGAGGGGAGGTGATCATTTCATGCGGGCGGCATCGGATTCGAGCAGTCGGCCGGTCGTGATGTTTGCGCCCCGGGCTCAGCGGCATGGGGTTCGGGGCAACTTGAAAAGAGAGAGCAGAGAAGGTGCGCCGTGGCCGGCGGAAAGACGAGTGGACCCGAACTCGACACGATCATCGCCTCGCTGCCCAGATTTCATCGGGCCGATCGGCCGGCGACGAACCCGCATGCCGCATACGCCGAACAACAGGTGCAGCAGTGGGCTCGGCACTGGAAAGTCGTCGGCCCCGAGCCGGAGTTCTTCCACCGCATTCAATACGGACACTGCGCGGCATTGACGTATCCCAACGCATCACCGGAGACACTGGCCCTGTGCGCCCAGTGGATCGCCTGGGGGTTCATCATCGATGATCAGCACACGCGCGTTCTGAAGCCGACCGCGAGCCAGTGGACGGCCATGATGGGGCGGTTCGAGGCCGTTTTCGCCGGAACGATGAGTCCCGGGACCGGCGACGGCGGGGCGTTCGAGGCCGCCACGGATGATCTGTGTCGCAGAACCCGGGCTGCTCTGACCCCCGGACAGTGGGAACGGTTCGTCGACGGTGTCTGGCTCTTCCTGGAAGGAATGCGGTCGGAGAGTGAATTCCAGAGTGCGGCCCGTCCGTCGATGGGCGAGTACGTCGAGATCCGTCGTAAAACCATCGGCGTGTCCTTCTATGCAGTGCTCGTGGAACTGGAGGAGGGGGTCGAATTACCCGCCCGGGTTCACGGCACCGAGGTGTACCGGGAAATACTGGAGACCATCTCCTGGGTCTTCGCTCTGATCAACGACATCGTCTCCTATCCCGCGGAGAACGCCGCAGGGGAGATCAACAATTTCATCGTGATCGCCGAGAAGTCCTATCGCCTGCCCACGGAGGCGGCGCTGCGCCGGGCGCACGCGGACCTCGTGCGGTCGATGGACAGATTCGAGGAGCTCCGGCGCGACATGCCGCAGGTCCTGGAAAAGGCCCGCGTACCCTCCGGCGATCGAGAGGCGGCCGCCCGCTGCGTCGTCGGCATGACCCATTTCATCGACGGCATCCTCGCATGGTATCCGGAAACGTACCGGTACTCGCATCAGCTCGAGTGCACCGACGGTCAGGCCCTCGAGGACGAGAATCTTCTCGATGGCGCCGGCCGGGAAGACGTGGCGAACGTGCCCGCAGGGGGCTCACCCGGGCCGTCGGCGGCTCCCGCGGCGGAGCCCGCCGTCGGCACCGCACGGACCGCCGCGCGAATACTGGCGGAAGCCAGCGCCTCCGTCGAGCCGGCCCTCCGCGCGGCGATCGACGAGTTGCCCGGCCCGCTGCGGCTCATCGCCGGATATCACGCCGGCTGGTGGGACGCCGAAGGACGGCCATGCGACGCCGTGGGCAAGCGGATCCGCTCCGCCCTCGCTCTGACGTGCGCCGCCGCGACCAGTTCGACGCCGGTAGCGCGGATGGTCTCGGACCCGGCCGCCTCCGTCTTCCCGGCCGCCCTTTCCGCCGGGGTCGCCGTGGAGCTGGTGCATGATTTCTCGCTCCTGCACGACGACGTGATAGATGGGGACCGCATGCGGCGGCATCATGCCACGGCGTGGGTGTCGTTCGGAACCGGCAACGCGATCGTGACCGGCGATGCTTTGCTGATCACCGCCGTCCGGCAGCTTGACTCCGGGCAGGCGATAAAAGTGCTGTCTCAAGCGGTCGCGGATCTCTGCGAGGGCGAACTCGCGGACCTCACTTTCGAGACCCGCGCCGACCCGACCGTGCCGGAGTGCATGGCGACGGCCGAGGCGAAGACCGGCGCGTTGCTCGGCGCCGCCTGCCAGCTCGGGGCGCTGGCCGCGGGCGCCCCCGGAGCGGTGGCCGACGCGTACCGCCGGTTCGGCCGGTGCCTCGGGCTCGCGTTCCAACTGACCGACGACCTGCTGGGGATCGCGGGCGACCCGCAGGTCACCGGCAAGCCCGTCGGCGCCGACCTCGTCGCCCGCAAGAAGTCCCTGCCCGTCGTGGCCGCGTTGACCTCGGGGACACCGGCGGGGAGCCTGCTGACCCGGCTCTACGACCGTCCGGATCGGCTGGAGGGGCCGGAGCTCGCGCGGGCCGTCGCGCTGGTCGAGGAGGCCGGCGGCATGCGGTGGGCGCGGCAGGAGGCCGGGCGGCAGATGGAAGCGGCATTCCAGGCACTCCGACCGGTCGATCCCGAGCCGTCGGCGGCCGAAGACCTCCGCACGCTCGCCGAAATGATCACAAGCCGGGACCGGTGACGACGGGCCGGCGCCATTCCCGCCGTCGGCTCGGTCGTTCACGACATACGCCGCTAACCGCTCAGTTCTACGCTCATCATTCCCATGGTTCAACTATGTCCCTCAAAATACGCATACGGGGGCTGTCGAAAAAGTGTAGTACCTGCGAAATCGGTGGAGTGGGATGATCGGGGGAGCGTCCACGTGGTCCAGTCGGATTGACTGACGGGCACTTCTTGGGCAAACTCAGCCCGTGGTTGACCAGGGCGACCGTGCTTTCGGGCTACGGTCCCGAGGAGGTAGTCGCAGAATAAACGCCTACCGCCCCTAAGGTCTTCAGCCAATACTTGTCCGCCATGGGAATGGTGTTGTGTCAGTCTCATGATCGCTGCCGTCATTATGAGTTTCCTTGCGGGTGTTTGGCTGGGCAATGGAATTCCCCATTTCGTGAGGGGAGTCACCAAAAAGCCCTATCCGTCGGCGCTCGGTAACTCGCCGGTACCCAACTTGATCGCCGGCTGGTTGGCGATTGCGACGACGCCCTTGTTCTTGCTGTTGGTCCACCCGGCCGAACACCCCATCGCCAGTTGGATCAGTGCCATGCTCGGCATGCTCGCGATTGGGATCTTTCATGCAGGGCCAGGCGCTTTCGGCAAAAAATCCTGGTGAACCTGCAGCGAACACGAACGCCCGCCGACCAAGTCGCCGTGTGGGGCGGCTGACGCGCGGTTTCGCGGTGGGTAGGGCGGGTGCCGGGGGGTTGTGCCCATGGGGAAGGCGCTGGTCCTTGGTGCGGGTTCGCCGCCGGGTGCGTTCTGGGAAGCCGGGCTGATCGAAGGGTTCCGCGAGGCCGGCACTGATCTGCGCACCGCCGACCTGATCGTGGGGACGTCGGCGGGTGCGGTCGTGGGCGCGCTGATCGCGCACGGCGCGGACGTGATCGCCGTCATCGAGGACATCATCGGAGCGAGCCGCAAGCTGGCCGAGTCCGGGACGCAGGACATGTCCGAACGGCTGCTGCGCGCGTACGACGTGATGTCCGTCACGTCGCTTCCGGTTCCAGAGCGCCGCAAGCACCTGGGCCGGCTGGCGCGGGGGATCGACACCGGACGGAACGCCGAGCGGCTGGACCTTTTCATCGACCGCCTGCCGTCCGCGCGGTGGCCCGAGCGCGACCTGCTGATCCCCTGCCTGGATGCCGAGACCGGGGAACGCGTGGTGTGGCGGCGCGGCGGCGCGGCGACCCTGCCCGAGGCGGTCCGGGCCGCGTGCTCGATGCCGATGGTCTACCCGCCGGTCGAGATCGCCGGACGGGCGTACATGAGTGCTCCCGTCTACTCCACCACCAACGCCGACCTGGCCGCGGGCTCCCGGCGCGTCGTGGTCCTCGCACCGAGAGGGAACGTGCTGTCGGCGACGGCGATCGACGACGAGCTGGCGTCCGCCGGCCCCGACAGAGCCGCCGTGATCGGCCCGAACACCGAAACCGAAGAAGTCTTCGCCTTCGGAGTGTTCGACCCGAGCACCGGGACGGCCGCGCTCCACGCCGGACACCAGCAGGCCGTCATGGAGACCGGGCAGGCGGAGCAGGTCGCCGAGGTGTGGGGCGACTGACCGCGCGACCCGGATCGTCGATCGGGCGTTAGCGGTGATCGCTGTCTGGAGGCTCCACCGCACCGGCATGCCGTCGTGTCTCGTGGGACCTGAACCACTACCGCCGCGGATCGCATGCCGCCGAGATCATCCTCAATTAATTTCTGGAAGTATCAGCGACGCGGCAGACCGGCTGCAAAAAGGTAAGTGGATTGTGTCCGCGTGGTGATCTTGACGAGACGGGGCAAACAGCAAAGCGGATTTTCCGGCCGCTGTCGATATCGCGGCCGGGAAATTTCGTGGCCGAAGGCAGACAACCCGCGTGTATTGACGGATGGATTCGCGTCGCACGATCGTGAGGCTGATCCGCAGATGGAAGGGGCGGGCTTGACGCTGAACGATGCGCTGGTCAAGGTTTACGGCGACCGGGCTTATACGCACGTAACGATGGTGCGGCATCAGGGAACGACCGTCGCGTTCGCGATGGACGCTTCCCGGCGCGTTTTCTATTCGGTGCTGGACCTGGCCGGAGACCAGAAGAAGGGAACGGCGGACTCGGCGTACTGGAGCGAGAACCCGGTCGAGCTGGCCTTCCCCAGGGAGCTGGCCGAAGTCGGGTACGCCATCGCGGGGGCCACGGCCATGCCGACGGTCAAGCGCGGCGGCGCGGAGGCCGCCGCCGGCGAGCAGCCGTCGCCCGCCGAGATCGACGGGTTCCTGTCCACGACCGCGCGGCTGACGGCGGCGGCCCCGTTCCAGGTCGTCTCCGACGGGACGTACGTGGTGGTGCTGCGGCAGGCGATCGGCGAAGCGCACCCCGCCGCGGTGTTCAAGCTGACCGGGGGCGGCTGCTCGGGCGACACGTCCCGGGCCGACCTCGTCCGCGACGGGACCGGGCGGGTGCCGCTCGTCCGCGACACGCTGCTGTGCGACCGGTTCCTGCTGGTGGACGGCAGGCTCAAGCCCGTCATGGAGGTGCGGTACCGGCGGAGCCGGCACGCCACCCGCCCCGAGTCGGCCAAGGACACGCTCGGCACCGAGGACATGGAGGGCCGCCCGTTCTACGAGCCGACGCAGGAGCTGTCGTTCGTCCGGAACCTCAGCGCGGGGCGGTTCGCGGCCGTGCTGGTGCCGACCGCCGTCCACGGGACGCAGCGCTGGCAGTTGTTCGCGCACAACGACGCCACCGGCCGCATCGACGGGTTCAACGTCGAGCAGGGCGTCCAGGGCCTGTTCAACACG is from Actinomadura rubteroloni and encodes:
- a CDS encoding alpha/beta hydrolase family protein, which codes for MTEPPWRKEAAAHQRAMPMQRLLGNGMDYADAVALYAAVDGGEPWPDAAARLGAAGAARARRALAAGHRHSALGWFRRASACHRFGQVPLPDADPRKRAMYRDLIDTYGAAGELLDPPLEHVRVPHRDGTLAAWLHRPAGVVRPPVVLLFGGFDGWREEYDTAARALVRRGLAVLLADGPGQGESRLFGGVHMDLDDPDDVCAALGAFVTVAEKHPLLGGPTGVWGNSMGGYLAARFAARDARVAAVCVNGGTDRPAEILDRFPRFAAKVQLLYGTPEPEPAVAALRRCVLTPDLLASVTCPLLVLHGTPDRIFLIESAHRVYDGVRSTDRTFLEWEDGDHCIYNHTYEKHTAVGDWFAERLGAL
- a CDS encoding GntR family transcriptional regulator, coding for MAKRENGETRAEEVHRRLRDDILGGRLAPGERLKFSDLCARYGTSVGAAREALARLAIEGFVRNQSHYGFMVVPLSHEDLADLTTARIEIEPLVFRLSIRDGDMAWESSAVAAHHVLERTPFFGPDSVDHPSDAWTTAHAAFHLALLDGCGNRRLLNTARSLREEAELYRQWSVSFGQERDRDIPGEHRALLDAAIARETDLGAERLRDHIAHTARLLIRGATDAHLGEPVR
- a CDS encoding YybH family protein, whose product is MTETTDSDEIRGLVAAYEKALRESDAGALARMFAPDGTFFPYDLPPSTGGQIEGTFGTVFDTIAVDVVFHIEQMAIDGDLAYVICTSDGTVTLLAEDLTTPEVDRGVFALRRVAGRWRIAAYIFNRTPTYGAVAGPMEDG
- a CDS encoding polyprenyl synthetase family protein, whose protein sequence is MAGGKTSGPELDTIIASLPRFHRADRPATNPHAAYAEQQVQQWARHWKVVGPEPEFFHRIQYGHCAALTYPNASPETLALCAQWIAWGFIIDDQHTRVLKPTASQWTAMMGRFEAVFAGTMSPGTGDGGAFEAATDDLCRRTRAALTPGQWERFVDGVWLFLEGMRSESEFQSAARPSMGEYVEIRRKTIGVSFYAVLVELEEGVELPARVHGTEVYREILETISWVFALINDIVSYPAENAAGEINNFIVIAEKSYRLPTEAALRRAHADLVRSMDRFEELRRDMPQVLEKARVPSGDREAAARCVVGMTHFIDGILAWYPETYRYSHQLECTDGQALEDENLLDGAGREDVANVPAGGSPGPSAAPAAEPAVGTARTAARILAEASASVEPALRAAIDELPGPLRLIAGYHAGWWDAEGRPCDAVGKRIRSALALTCAAATSSTPVARMVSDPAASVFPAALSAGVAVELVHDFSLLHDDVIDGDRMRRHHATAWVSFGTGNAIVTGDALLITAVRQLDSGQAIKVLSQAVADLCEGELADLTFETRADPTVPECMATAEAKTGALLGAACQLGALAAGAPGAVADAYRRFGRCLGLAFQLTDDLLGIAGDPQVTGKPVGADLVARKKSLPVVAALTSGTPAGSLLTRLYDRPDRLEGPELARAVALVEEAGGMRWARQEAGRQMEAAFQALRPVDPEPSAAEDLRTLAEMITSRDR
- a CDS encoding patatin-like phospholipase family protein, which gives rise to MGKALVLGAGSPPGAFWEAGLIEGFREAGTDLRTADLIVGTSAGAVVGALIAHGADVIAVIEDIIGASRKLAESGTQDMSERLLRAYDVMSVTSLPVPERRKHLGRLARGIDTGRNAERLDLFIDRLPSARWPERDLLIPCLDAETGERVVWRRGGAATLPEAVRAACSMPMVYPPVEIAGRAYMSAPVYSTTNADLAAGSRRVVVLAPRGNVLSATAIDDELASAGPDRAAVIGPNTETEEVFAFGVFDPSTGTAALHAGHQQAVMETGQAEQVAEVWGD